From Thalassovita sp.:
CATTTTAACTGACGCTGCACAATGCACCTACGATAGCAATGCGCAGAAAGCACCATTTGCAAAGTCGTCGGATTCTAGGGCTTTGCAGAGGTTTCATGCCGCAAGTGCAACGGAAAAAGCCGCCCTTCGCCGCAGGTGCAGCCGCCAATTGTAATCGAACGGGAAAGGAGTGGACTAAGCGCAAACTCGCTGCAGTTGCGCCAATGGCGGCTTGGTGATGCCTCGACGGGCAATCTTTGCGCTCTCCAAGTCTTCTGCGCGTAGTCTATTCGAGGCTTTCCCGAATAAGATCAAATCCGTTTCCGAACGGATCAGCACAATTTGCAAGGTCTGCGACCTCTGAGAAGGCTTTCTTTTCAACCGAGCCGCCGTACTTTTCAACTTCTGCACAAACTGGAACGATGTCATCTACTATGAAGTCAAGATGGACCGGTGTCCAATGACGCTGATAGTGACGTTTTTCATCGG
This genomic window contains:
- a CDS encoding VOC family protein, translating into MARKATISIDVSDMSKALKFYVEALGCKFKKKYSDDWQVVSVGTLDLHIQEKAAGTIGAADEKRHYQRHWTPVHLDFIVDDIVPVCAEVEKYGGSVEKKAFSEVADLANCADPFGNGFDLIRESLE